DNA from Pelodiscus sinensis isolate JC-2024 chromosome 1, ASM4963464v1, whole genome shotgun sequence:
ataAGGAGACAAGCCAAAACCTAACTGTGGAAATCATGAAGAAATTTCTCAAACAGGCAAGTTCTGGAGACATTGTCACTACAGGGTTCCTTTCCTTTCTTATAAAGTATCTGGTTTTGACTTTTCTCAGAAACAGATTTCTTTactaaatggctgtgtctacattgacgcGATCGTGCataaaagcagccgcttttgcgccaaaacttgctgcctgtctacactggttgcgagttcttgcacaagaacactgatgttctaatgtatgaaatcagggcttcttgctcaagaactctgttgctcccgctcaggaataagccctcttgcgcaactgttcttgcgcaagaggccagtgtagacaggcaccatgaatttcttgcacaagaaaaccctatggttaaaatggccatcagagctttcttgtgcaagagagcatctatactagcatggatgctctttcgcaaaagcacatctcttgcgcaaaggcacatgccagtgtagacgctctcttctggaagagttttgcacaagaactcttccgcaaaagagttcttgcgcaaaatcatgccagtgtagacatagccatagtatcTGCACTGAAAGAATGGAAGTACGGCAGAGTGACCTGTGCCCATCCTTCATCCAAAAACTCAGTAGTCACAAAATCAAAGAATCTTTTTTCCAGGACCATTTACTATCTTCTCACTAAAAAACACTGTTTTGGCCATCAATGCTAGAGTATATTTTTGGAAAGCaagtgtaagcaggatctgaatcaatgcttccaatgcagccggctggaatgggaaaggaatcctgggcgTGGTTatgtttagccctgcaaggtaTTCAACAgcttttatgtaaatacagttcatggtGGAAtgagaaagaaatcctgggtgtacTTATGTAAATCTAATTCAGTCAGTGCtatgggcctgatggatggtcagttgttagaatggtattttgcctattgtaactaatttggctgttgtggggtcacaaaccatgttaaccctaaatgtaggaattgtaaaatatgaccaccaatgcttgcaggagagacactgtcattgtaaagaatctcTGATGGACAAGCCTTTCCCGTCCAGAGTCAAGTGAATtgaaaggggggcgggggagaacagAGCTGAGCTCTAAATCAGCACCCCAGGCATGAGCTTTACGACTGGTTCACcctgtttctctctcccctcttcccctgtaCTAATGATAGAACTAACACAGGCTCTCTATGGAACCTCTTTATTTTCTGCTGGCCTGTGCTGTgggtcaagagctgaaatcaccgaGAAGCGGGAATCACAGAGAGCTAAAATCACTAGATTTTGCCCAGATCCAAACTCATAAGCAGCAGGTGGACAGCAGAGTGTCTGGTAGGAGGAAATGACCAGCAGGagcagctggtaggagcagtggccaGTGTCCCATGGAGTGGGTGAGATCCCTCCTACCACCCCCTCCGGGATGGGAAGTGAGCTCTGCAAAGCACCTCTGAGCTcaggtctgccctgaccaaggcagCAACAGTGGGTGGGGTACAGGgaaaggttgggcatgtgaatgggacacttacattgctgtTCTTGTGAGCCTgaaaggcaaaggacattgctcaatccactcGAGCTGGGACATTTACTCATGGTTTGGTTATGAGCTACGGCTGATCCCCGAGTTGTGAATGGTCGAGTTACAACCATTTGCATTTAagaccaaagctcccatgaagCGGTTGTAAAGGCAGTTCCCGAGTTATGTATGCGACCCACGCTTATGAAAAGCGTGGTCattatgtaactcaatggggtccgagttacgaacaaattgagttatggccaagtgtttggtccgtaactcattcgtaactcggggagaggttatgtctgtggtgttttcccaagttaatgccatgttacttcatTCCCTTTTTCATTAAAAAGTTTCTTTTTAATGCACaaactctgtgcttgcgagtggggaagcatttccTCTCAGCAGCACCCAAgggtgtgtgtgaatttcccaggttactgggtgggggtttGAGCCAAttctgtgtgggatggatgaaaaggaacccctagatattgaacccagtccTGACTGCAGCTGGCACTGCCTAGCAGAGGGGCTACACAAGTATCAACAGAATATAAACCCACTAACAGCACATTCACCTCAATACTCAAATAGTATTCTTCCAATTGTAAATAAAATTGAActaatttataaataaaacagCAGTCTCATGCATCACATTCCACACCTCCAGCAGGACTTTATTAGTTTCTGGGATCAAGAATGCAGAAACCTAATTTCTTTCAGCATGTGTGTACTTTCTAGGTCTTAGTACAGAGCCCAACTTACTTATCTACAAACAGTTATCTCCCTTTGTTCATGATGTTCTTCTAGTAGGCAAACTGGACCATTATCTGGTTGCAGTTTTAAGTCACCATCCTGCATACAGTTCTTATTTCTCCTGCTGGAGATACTTCTATTCCCAGATGTACTTATTCCTCCCCATGAAGTACCTTCTTCAGTTCTTGGAGGGCTTTCTTCTCCTCATTGAGGGCTTCCTTTTCCTTTTGAAGGGCCTTATTTGCCTCAAGGAGAGCCTTGTTCTCTTCATGAAGggcatttttttccccttggagggcttttctttcattctgaagagcctcttcttcttcctcaaGAACTAGGGCTATATCATCCTTCCCATGAGCCTTAATCAGCTCTTGAAAGGCCTTGTTCTCCTCCCACAAGGCCAAAATTTCCTCCTGAAGTGCTTTTTCCTCCATTTTGAAGGCTATATCCTGTTCCTGGAGAGCCTTGATTTCTTCCCAAAGAGCTTTGTTCTGTTTTCGAAGGGCCTTTTCTTGCTTCTCAAGAACCTTTTGCTCTTCAAAGGAACCCATTTTCCTCTCCTGGAGGATCTTGTTTTCCTCTGAAAGAGCTGTGTTCTCTTCTTGAAGTTCTTGATTCTCTTTGTGGAGGACCTTATTCTCCACACGGAAAGCCTTGTTCTCTTCCCGGAGGACTTGATTCTCTTCTCGAAGAAATTGATTCTCCTTTCTGAGATCTTGATTATGCTGCACTTTGTTCGAGGAAGGGGGAAGTGGATGGAAAGAGCTGCCGTTGTTTAACCACTTGCCATCCTTGAAGTCAAGCATTTTGTCACTTTGCTGCACCCTCTGAGGGTGGTGTGGGGGAGGCTGTATTCTGAGATTTGTTTGGCCTGTTATATCATCAGATTGAAAATGGAAGTGAAGTCTCTTTAAGCACCTCTGAAGCAGAAGGCCATGGAACACAGAATTAAACATATACCATTTAGTTATGAGTTCAAAGTACAGTAATGGTAAACATTATTTTTATACCTAGCAAACATAGTAAATCTTTCAGTAAATCTATATGGGTAAAATTATTTTAGAAACCTAAATTAGTAAATTATCCATTTATTTGGAGTAAGGTAACTGCCGCTGCTTGTATAATTTTGATTTATTAATACAGATTTTGCTATCAGTGACACCAGTATAAATCCAGATTAATGCAACGGAAGTGACTGATTTACACTTATCAAGCTGTAAGAAGAATCTGGTCCTCCTGTTAATTGCTAAAATTTACAGAAACTGATTTtatattaaattaatattttttcattttatgttCATCTATCAGTTTTTGAATGACACATACATTTTGTTCATTAGAATAACACTTAtacaatatttaatttaataaacTTCATGTCCTGTTGCTTAAATACTTCTGCATTATGCATTTTAAATACAGTTGTTTGCAATTCAGTAATAAATGGCGTTATCTTTAAGCAAAGGCAAAACAGAATgttaaatataattaaatatattcTAATTCAATATATGGTGCCTGAATCCAAACTCACTTTAGTTTTAAAATGGTAAAAGATAAGTTGGGGATACTTTCAGTTTACTCTGGCACATGTAAATTACAgaccacagaatcatagactagTAACATAGAATTAGAAGGTATGATAATGTGCTCCCATATTTGgtatggaaatatattttaaatatgaatACACATAACTTGAGTATGCTTTACGCAAAACAGGGCAAGTTACCTATTATTCAAGAGCTTTTAGCCTCCTGAATATGGATATTATATTTGTATGGATGTATCTTACCtgcatgtgaagttagaaatataaagtgcaaacctgtttattaatctaggtcttGTAATAAAAGtcattagtggtacttaagggACGTAATGGCCTGGTGCTCTAGACCTGAAGAGAGTTCTTCCCCAGGAAATTCTGTTTAAGGGATGGGAAGCAAACAATGACTGTCTTCATGTAGCTCCACAGACTCTGAAAGGATATATGAAAGCACCGGGAAACAAATAAATCTAACATTAAGGGTGGAGATGAGTTATTTGACCCAGggcaggaaaaaaatcagttctggCCTGAAgaactttacctgaaataaggactAGTGTGATAAATTATGATTTGAAACAATTTTTCTTAGTAATTCAGGCTTAGCTGGTGGGGTTTTTTAacttaataacttactttgatctgtctgtcatAATTTGCAACCACTTTAATCCTACCTTTTTTACTTAAtacaatcacttttgtttattatcaaatgcagtgtaaataattgttacctagcCGGGGGAAGGAGgtcggagggggaagggagaatgaaCAACTGGCTAACTCTCTTTTTTATGAGCAAACaatttatgagctttctctgtgttaaacttttatacagagtaagatggatttatttgggttGTTGGTCTCATTAGGGCTGTTCTCCTGTATGCTGTCAAGTCCCTGTAAATGATCCCTCCCAAAATTGAGCTATTATCAGTGTCTGCATTACCCAAATGCTGTGCCttttctgggggagaccagagcttctggcttaGTGGAACAGGATGGTAAGGTGCCACATAtggcaggtaggtgggctcagcagtatgatcagcccatcaagtgacagtcttGTGGGGgtctctgtgatccaacccatcagaAAATGGAACTCTAGaagtcatttagtccagtcccctgaactcactGCTGGacaaagtattatctagaccaagTGTTCCCAACCTGGGAAAACTCATACCCCTagggggtatgagaagcttgtcaagggggtacggggaatatttggtaaatagctagattatcctaactgaaatattccaaatgttggggtatgtctacactaccaccctagtttgaactagggtggtaatgtaggcataccgcacttacaaatgaagtccgggatttgaatttcccgggcttcatttgcataagccggccggcgccatttttaaatgccggcttgttcgaaccccgtgccgcgcgcctacacgcggcatgggctagatagttcgaactagcaagccattccgaactatctgtacgcctcgtgaaacaaattgttttctttgtttgcaaattgatttctTCATTATTTTCTCCATTAATGTTCCAGATTGAAGTAACACTGCCTGGTATGTAATTCCCAGgtgttctcatttcccttttttatggATAGGCACTAAATTTGCCCTCttttagtcttctggaatcttttaCATAGCTAATAGCTAATACCTCAGATATTTTCTCAATTAGTTCCTTAACTATTCTAGGATTCGATTAATCAGGCTGTGGTGGCTGTAAGACATCTTTTTCGTCTAAGCACATTTTCACACATTCTTTTCCTCTTTTATCttctgatcctacctcattttcactggcattcactatttTGGATGTCTAATAGCCACCACCCTTtctggtgaaaaccaaaacagtcATTAAgcgcctctgccatttccacatagCATTCTATTATtactcctccaccctgccctgccccatctttggtctttcccttgcttccaatatatttgtagaatgttttcttgttacccgtTAGGTCTCCAGCTAGTATGAACTTGTTTTGTGCTCTGGTTTCTCTTATTTTATTCCTACATACTTATGTTATTTGTTTAAATTAACCCTTTGTAAtatgacctagtttccactttttgtaggactcttttttatatttagaccattcaagatctcctgcttAGGCTAggatggtctcttgccatactgcCTATCTTTTCTGTGCAGTGGGATAGTTTCCCTTATGCCTctaatattttcattttgaaaaattccCAACTCTCTTGAAATCTTTTcacttagacttgcttcccatagATTTCTACCAACTAGCTCTCTGAGTTTGccagtctgccttcttgaaaggCCATGTTTTAAACATCAGTGATAAAATATTGTGTTGCTAATAATAAGAGTGCCTAATTTGCAGCAGCGCTTGTCAGAGCTGAATCCCAGCACCTGTAGGCTTGGTCGTTCATAGGCCTCCTGCATCAattacaaatgtaaaaaaaatagcTTGAGCCCCAGCCCCTAATTCCTTGAGCTTTGGcacttcattacaaattaagcactgacaAATAACTTCTGATAATAGCAATGGCAACAATAAGATGGGTTATTTAAACATAAAGAATAATCATGTGAACTCATTTAGACATTCAGACTAATTTGAGTTTTATCCATCTAAAGAATCCCAAattttaataaacttgttttgtttctgaatttCTAGTGATTGCCAGGTCAATTAGCCATGGAAACTTAAGAGAACCAAAGGAAATATATATCTAATCTCTGCTAGAGATTGGTTTGTGATGTTTGGATTGGAATCCAAATGTCCCCACTATTCAAGGCTATTCTGAGAGATTTGTTTCAGGACCTCTAATCTTGATCATGTGTCAGGTAGGATTAAAAATTGTAGTTTCGAAGAGACAAACAGTAGGGCCTTTTCCATCCGGATCCCAGAACCATGTCATGTTCTCCCTATGTGCATATTACTGTATCACTGTGGCACAGTTTCAAGTGAGATTCAAGATTGTTTCCATACTAGatgtacttttttgaaagaattgcATATGTTTGTTTCATCTATGTCTGCTAATATATGTTTAATGAACTTCCTGTAACTTTTCCCTGGTTACTATCAGGCCATATTGGTTTTTTCTTGATATTACTGTGTTTAGGTATTATATCATGTTGACCATTTTGGATATGGAACACCTAACAAATATATAACGACTAATCATttccaattattattatttgatttGTAAAGGTACCtctaaaaccaaaaataacagaTTCTTAGCTGGTAAATTAAATCAATGGGTCCATACCAGCTGAATAGCTGGCCCAAAATTTTTAACAAAGTTTAGAGAGCAAACATTACCTACCAAAGTGCTGGTCTTGATTCAATGGCCATCTGGTGTCAAGCACTGAAGCAGTCATGATGGGTTATCAGTAATGATGTCATTTAATAAAGGATAACTTCAGTGACACAATAATAAGAGACACTGGTAATCACTGACATTGGTGGTCTTCAGAGGGGACATGAAAATTGCTATGGCCCAGGAATTTGAAAGAGGGAGCTACATAGCTTGTATTCCTGAGCAATTGCtggtgttatttttttttaaatatagctatAGATCCCAAGTGTTTGGGCTGGTTAACTGTGAGTCTGCAGAGCCAAAATATAGAGTGATATGACAACAGTTCTTGCCAAGACCCTGAAAACGTGATTTTTCTTTATATTCATGTTTAAATCTGGAATAATTACATTGATACCTACGGAGTTATTCCAGATTTATACTAGTGTAACAAAATATTTTAGCTATATATACCTTTATACTTTAATTATTAGACTAGTATTAATATTTTCTGATTTACAGATATGGATAAAATAAAGCAAATACCTTTGTCGAGCAAAGGATTGAAAAATAAAAGCTGAGGTTGTAGTTTACTGTTCATTGCCTACACTACAACCTGCTAGCTTTTCCTGATCATCACGTGCACTCTCAGCAATTCATGATAGTCAGTCTTATCCTATTTGCATATTGCTATGAACTTCAATTGCCTTAATGGAGCTTTATTAGTTTCATTCTAGTATTAGCTGAGAGCAGAATCCTGCAATGCCTGCAAATTTTTGGTGTCAAATGAATATTATGCAGAAGAAAACAGCTCCTAATATCTACCATCTGACTGAAGCAATCAGTATTTTTACACTCATGATACATTTGCTGAGAATCTGTCCACAGTTATATAGATATATATCCCCAGCAACTGCATCATGACTGAAAAAATACAAGTATCTGTGTATATCTATATCTACATCTAGCTGAATAGAGGGATAGTATGAAACTTTCAAGACCAATGAGTTTAAAATAAGATCTGAGGTTTTGGTTTCAATCAGTAACAAATCATCTCCTTGTACTGTCGCTAAGCTTAATTTTTCATATTACTAGGTGGAGGACTGAAATATGCCACATAAAGTGACAAATAATCTCTGGAAATTCAGATACACAATGCTCACTGAAGTTTTCCAGGATGATCAGCCCTTTGAGTCCCTGAATCCCCTGTCTGATCATGTAAAGGAAACAAGTAGATAGAGCCGAAAGGCAATGTATAATCTCAAAATATCAAAGAATCTTAACTTTATGGGTCAGTTTTCTCCTCCAACCTTTTCCCTTAGCTTTCTTTCTCTAACTCACCAGGCATAATTTAATCTTCCATTGTGATCTGAAAAATAATTCAGAATATTGGCAGCCCAACTAATTTGCTTCTTCTTTCAATTGCTGTTGGCTTCTTTATTAAAGATGCAGCTCCCACAGCAAAGCTATATTCTAAAGGTATAACAATGAACAGTTCTAAATATTCTATTTCAGAATGTATTGCTTAAAGAAATATTtgtctattttgaaatgcagGCTACCTCCTTCTATAACCCCAGGGCTTATACAGCAGGAAGAGGCTGGCTTCTTCCATGTAGGACAAAAGAAAAAGCGCTCCACAATCTTTATTTTTCCAGGGGACAATGAGAGAAGAATTAGTAAGGGTCTTTTGCTGGTATAAAGTGGTCTAGCACTACTGAATTCCATACCACTTTCTAGAGAGCATTATGTTCCTAAGCCCCATCAAAGAAGTATGGAGATGGCTAAACTAatcttcagaaagaaaaaaattgggaGTTAGATTTGATATAATTCATAAGATAAATTTACAGCTGAAATCAGTCAGAAGTTCCCCTTAAACACTGATTGTGTGATGTGGGTCACTCCAATGTTCACTCTCAAGCACGTTAGAATTGGGGGTGAGACAAAAGATatctgaagaagaaaagaactaAAGCCCCAAACCTGAAAAcatgctgaggtgtttttcccaccacagggatgttaaattttattatattatggtcactatttccaagcggtccagatATATTTTACCTCTTGATTtgtaagtggagcacaggatttcAATTAtcttgtgctccacttaggactaaatcaagaatagcctttcctcttgtgggttccagatccagctgctccaaaaagcagtgatttaaggtatcaagaaatgttatctctgcagcccatcctgaggtgacatgtacccagtcaatatggggataattgaaatccccatTATCgagttttttaaatttgatagtctctctaatcttccttagcatttcatagtcactatcattgTCCTGATCAGGTGGCTGATAATATATCCTTACTGCTGTATTCTTATTAGTGGAGCATGCAATTACTAtctatagagattctatggaacattttggctcatttaagatttttacttcatctgattctacattttctttcacgcatagtgccactcccccatcagcaggacatgttctgtccttctgatatattttatacTCTGGTATGACTTTTACAAAATTGAGGCTTTAGGATTATAGTTCTTATTGCCAGTTGTGTGGAATGTTATGCCTGGGTCTGATTCACTGAGATCTAGGAATCTGGTGGGGCATATATGTAAAGTTAATTTTATTGTGAACAAATTGTTATAATAAGTAATTCTAGGCTCCTAATATAACTTACATATTTGGAAAAGAAGGATAGAAAATAGTTAATTTGGTCAGTAAAGGGGAGCTAAGCATGCTTACAATAATGTACCATATTACTAAAGAGTGTTTTGCTAAGTTTGGAATTGTACAAGTTCCAGAACTTCTTTATGCACATTGACTGATTTTTAGGTAAATCCGAGTTCAGCCTTAAACCTAAAATCCTCACTAGCATATTTGGCCCATCTGGTGTTTTTACTATTTTCATGATTTTCTGCTGATGTGGCCTGTTTTCAGTTCAGTCAAACACACCATATTTTCTTCCGAGCGGTTAAGAAATTTATGTTATTGCTTCCAAGAGACTAAAAACCTGGACTAAGACAGATCTTTTGCTCTACCTGCCATAGATTAGCTGGGTACCACAGAGAGCAAAAGTTGATGGTTCTGTACATCTGTGCATTCAATGTTTAGTGGCACTCAGCCACAAGTCTTTTTTCTGCATGACCAACTGACTAATTACCGTACTTGGCCTTTTACAGTCTCTTCAATTAATGCAAAGCACAATTGCACATAGGAGCAGAGTCACCCATACAGAACGGAATCTGGGCCAAAATTAGGCTCTGAGTCCCAAAAGCACCTGTTACAAATACAAAGAGTCCAGATGGTCTGGTCTTTGTGGGGGAAGTGTCAAGAATTGACTTATCTGTCTTTCTTACTTTGAGTTTAAGGTCATAAACATGATAGATTTGAATCAGAAAGCCAAACAAATCcagattaaaaaaaccaacagcTAGGATTCATGGGGGAAACCCCCAATTTGTTTTTCTAAACCTTTGTAGTCCAGGGGAGCTCACTGTTATCATTTTGTAAGCGTGCAAAAGGGATCAGTCTATGATTATAAGGGAGGTTTTAGTAAAATTAGATGGATTTATTTAAATACAGTTGTAAATCATAAAAATATGAACCATTTAGTGATTGCAAAATCACCATTTTATAAATTAAAACTTAAGGCTCGAAGAAATGCTTTCATTCTGGTTTTCTTAGAAACACtagaaaatacaaaaacaataCTATGCTTTCAATCTGCTTTTTACGATTATCATTTATTTGAAGTTATAACAGAGGTATTGTTGAATGTTGATTTCCTATTCAGCAAAGCAGTGCTGTGTGTTATtttgttttctgtaaaaaaaaaaaaacagaaaaaatacatATAGCAAGAAAATAGTGtattcatattaaatatcatttTCAATAATATCACTTCATATTAATTGAGGCTGTGCATTTCTTATTATCTACATATCAGTTGGAGGAAAATATACAGGACCTAATGATGTGGAGCAAGCCCACAAAAGCCATTGTGACACCTCCTACATCAGACAATAGCAGTAACACAGGCTGATTTGCATTCTGGGAGTATGGACATAATCCCCATACAATGGAAGGCTTTAACTGATAGGGGAGAAGCATGGAAACAAGAAAACAATTGATTCCAGAGTAGAAAGAATGAGAATACATTGACAGGAGCAAGGGTCATAGTTTCAAAATAGGGGGATTATATGGGTCTTTACCCCAAAACCTATATCTGTTTTGTGTCTCTCTAGAATATAAGCTGTTTCAGAGACCAGAGTTTGTCTCTCTGTGTTCAGTGTCTAGCACTATGCAGCTCTCATCCTGCTTAGTGCCTTTGGGTCCTAACATAATGCAAATAAATAGGATTCATGCCTCAGCTACACAGTGTCTGTAGATGTATGTCAACGTAACATTTGCTACTGTAAAATACTTGACTGTTAAGAACATTTTTGAAGTATTATGAACATTCACTTAGTTACTGAGttatttctaacatccctaattataacACATACTGTAtgatttatccagcattgcttaggtccttaaatcacatacattttgtttttcttcatttaaatcatattTCTGGGATGGGCTGGGATTGGAGATGAGAGGATTAGTAtgagggctgccccagggagagaggacaaccctagcTCTCTTACTGCAGCAGTTTGGAGCCAGGGGAGAAGCACCTGTCCCCTGAATAGCCTGGGGAAGGAGTATATTTTCCCCAGCTGAAGGACAGACAGCCACACAGGCAAatagacaaacaaacagacaaactgttTGAAATACATAGGAGATAGCTGTTCCTTTTCTCCACCCGTGCTCTTTGCTATCCCAATTGCATTCCAGtcctcttgctgcccccctctGTTCATTCTGCAGTATAGCTATCCCcttaacataaaaacataagaatggccatactgggtcagacctaagatCCATATAGCCCCTTATCCTGTCTCCCCAAattgccaatgccaggtgcccaagggggaatgaaaagaacaggtaatccgagcttctaacaaacagaagctagggacaccattcctacccattctggctaatagccatggatatacctatctcaccacagggatgtttaatttaattatatggtggtcactatttccaagtgattCAGCTATAGTTATCTCTTGGACC
Protein-coding regions in this window:
- the LOC102458217 gene encoding uncharacterized protein LOC102458217 isoform X1, whose translation is MQRCLKRLHFHFQSDDITGQTNLRIQPPPHHPQRVQQSDKMLDFKDGKWLNNGSSFHPLPPSSNKVQHNQDLRKENQFLREENQVLREENKAFRVENKVLHKENQELQEENTALSEENKILQERKMGSFEEQKVLEKQEKALRKQNKALWEEIKALQEQDIAFKMEEKALQEEILALWEENKAFQELIKAHGKDDIALVLEEEEEALQNERKALQGEKNALHEENKALLEANKALQKEKEALNEEKKALQELKKVLHGEE
- the LOC102458217 gene encoding uncharacterized protein LOC102458217 isoform X2, producing the protein MLDFKDGKWLNNGSSFHPLPPSSNKVQHNQDLRKENQFLREENQVLREENKAFRVENKVLHKENQELQEENTALSEENKILQERKMGSFEEQKVLEKQEKALRKQNKALWEEIKALQEQDIAFKMEEKALQEEILALWEENKAFQELIKAHGKDDIALVLEEEEEALQNERKALQGEKNALHEENKALLEANKALQKEKEALNEEKKALQELKKVLHGEE